In Acidisarcina polymorpha, the DNA window AAAGCTATCGAAAACCGGTGTACTGGGCGGCTTTCCAGCTTTATACCGGGTCATAAAGCGGGTTACTCGCTTACTGCATGGCCACGGTGGACAGCTTCTTCACTCTGCTCCGCGTGGTAATGGCGAAAGCTGCGTTTGCGACCTGGTGGAAATGACGATTTCGCAGGAAGGCGCCTAATCCAGCCGGTATTTGGTCTCGGCGAGGTGATACATCTTCCGCCAGAGCAGGCGGTTCGCGGTGACCACCATCAACGCCATGATGATGGTGCCCATAAGCAGGATGCCGAAGTTCCCGGCATCGCTGGCTGCGCTGATCTCAGCCCCGAGTCCAAGGGTGGTGAAGATTTTATCTCGGATGGGGTAGTATTCCGCAATGATCGAGGCGTTCCATGCGCCGCCGGATGCAGTGACCAGGCCGGTCACGAGGTAGGGAAAGATGCCGGGCAGAATGACGGTCGTCCAGCGCTGCAAAGTTCGAAAGTGGAAGAGATCAGCGACCTCGCGCATTTCGGAGGGGATGGCCATCGCTCCGGCGATCACGTTAAAGAGCACGTACCACTGCGTTCCAAGCAGCATCAACGCGACAGCGCCGATGCCGAGGCCGATCCCGATGCGGTAGAGGCCAAGAATGATGATCGGGTATAGGACGGTTGCCGGGAACGATGCGACCATCTGGATAATCGGTTGCAGGATCTTCGCGAGCCGCGGATTGAAGCCGATGGCCACGCCGACCGGGATGGTCCAGAGCGAGGCAATGAGCAACGACGCGTTCACCCGGAGGAAGGTCGCAGCTGCGCCTTCGAAGAGCAAAAGGTAATCCGATCCCGGGATGCCGTGCAGCAGGCCAAGCGCCCGGACAGCGGCCAGGGCTACGGCGATGACGGCAATGAGAGCAAGCACAATTGTAGAAAGCGACCCAATGCGGCGCGCAGTTCGCTCTGGCATTTGTCGGATGATCGGGGCATCGCGTCGGCGCGCCAAACCGGCGTAGATGCGCTCGCCGAGCGGCTCGATGGTGCGCTCTCTCACCCAGCCGAGAGCGGTAGAGTTTCGCAGCAGGTGCAGGATCGGCGAAGTGACGCGGGCGCCGCTATCGCTGGTCTCAAACTTGAATTTGTCCGACCAGGCGATCAGCGGCCGCCAGACCAACTGG includes these proteins:
- a CDS encoding ABC transporter permease yields the protein MKIDNTFARSLVPERTWPVFLDLIVAAFCLAGFYAIIFVGRYWFSRPVPEVFIDRAPSALPLYAFYSVVRTIAAYFLSLIFAIGYGYIAAYNKRAESLMIAALDILQSIPVLSFLPGVMLAMIALIPGRQLGIELGAIVLIFTGQVWNMAFSFYSSLKSIPRELREACAINRFSAWQRFWQLELPFSAIGLIWNSMVSVAAGWFILVVCEMFPVGTRHFRLPGLGSYLKTAADAGDTSATVYGIITMMVIIVLTDQLVWRPLIAWSDKFKFETSDSGARVTSPILHLLRNSTALGWVRERTIEPLGERIYAGLARRRDAPIIRQMPERTARRIGSLSTIVLALIAVIAVALAAVRALGLLHGIPGSDYLLLFEGAAATFLRVNASLLIASLWTIPVGVAIGFNPRLAKILQPIIQMVASFPATVLYPIIILGLYRIGIGLGIGAVALMLLGTQWYVLFNVIAGAMAIPSEMREVADLFHFRTLQRWTTVILPGIFPYLVTGLVTASGGAWNASIIAEYYPIRDKIFTTLGLGAEISAASDAGNFGILLMGTIIMALMVVTANRLLWRKMYHLAETKYRLD